A genomic window from Lycium barbarum isolate Lr01 chromosome 4, ASM1917538v2, whole genome shotgun sequence includes:
- the LOC132638707 gene encoding peroxidase 27-like, whose protein sequence is MALPRHFVVLILQLILVPLAFNFSNAQGLKHGFYRKTCPKVEAIVRMSTAEYISKAPTLASPLLRMHFHDCFVRGCDGSVLLNSTKNNQAERDALPNQSLRGFQVINGVKSALEDNCPGVVSCADILALVARDVVSMVKGPYWKVPLGRRDGRVSSIDEALNLLPPPFANISSLKQQFASLGLNAKDLVVLSGGHTIGTSHCSAFTNRMYNFTGKGDTDPTMDPNYIARLKLRCSPTDVTTLVEMDPGSFRTFDEKYYTLVAKRRGLFQSDAALLDDIETKAYVKRQALTHGSTFFKDFGKSMIKMGKIGVLTGNAGEIRKRCDFIN, encoded by the exons ATGGCTTTGCCAAGGCATTTTGTAGTGCTAATTCTTCAATTGATTCTTGTCCCTCTTGCATTTAACTTTTCTAATGCACAAGGTTTGAAACATGGCTTCTACAGAAAGACATGTCCTAAAGTTGAGGCAATTGTGAGAATGTCAACTGCTGAATACATTTCTAAGGCACCAACTCTAGCTTCTCCTTTGCTTAGGATGCACTTCCATGATTGCTTTGTTAGg GGATGTGATGGTTCTGTACTGCTAAACTCAACCAAAAATAATCAAGCAGAGAGAGATGCCCTACCAAACCAATCTCTCAGAGGATTCCAAGTGATTAATGGTGTTAAATCTGCACTAGAAGATAATTGTCCTGGTGTGGTCTCTTGTGCAGATATCCTAGCcttagtagctagggatgttGTTTCTATG GTTAAAGGACCATATTGGAAAGTACCCTTGGGAAGAAGAGATGGGAGAGTGTCAAGCATTGATGAAGCCTTGAACCTTTTACCACCACCTTTTGCAAACATCTCTTCCCTTAAACAACAGTTTGCCTCTCTTGGTTTGAATGCAAAAGACCTTGTGGTTCTATCAG GTGGACATACCATTGGAACTTCTCATTGTTCCGCCTTCACAAATAGAATGTACAATTTCACTGGCAAAGGTGACACTGATCCAACAATGGACCCAAATTACATAGCCCGTTTGAAACTCAGATGTAGCCCAACTGATGTGACAACACTTGTAGAAATGGATCCTGGAAGTTTTAGGACATTTGATGAAAAATATTACACCCTTGTGGCCAAAAGAAGAGGGCTTTTCCAATCTGATGCTGCACTTCTTGATGACATTGAGACTAAAGCTTATGTTAAACGTCAAGCACTTACACATGGCTCTACATTTTTTAAAGATTTTGGTAAATCCATGATAAAAATGGGCAAGATTGGAGTCTTAACTGGAAATGCTGGTGAAATCAGAAAACGTTgtgattttattaattaa
- the LOC132638703 gene encoding protein argonaute 4A-like — protein sequence MRPILSLITKCETYCLYACQHLEHSNGWIPRFTVIIALKNHHAKFFLYNSVDNVAPGTVVNNTICHPTKNDFFMCAHAVPAGIAQPRHYEVYRDEIGYSTDEMQELVHSLSYVSQRSTTAISDVAPIRHAQLAAKQMSQLR from the exons ATGAGACCTATTCTTTCTCTGATCACCAAATGTGAAACATATTGTCTATACGCCTGCCAACATTTGGAGCATAGTAATGGATGGATTCCACGTTTCACAGTCATTATTGCACTAAAGAACCACCACGCTAAGTTTTTCCTCTACAACTCAGTGGACAATGTTGCTCCTG GGACTGTGGTTAACAATACAATTTGCCATCCAACTAAGAATGACTTCTTCATGTGTGCTCATGCTGTGCCTGCT GGAATAGCACAACCCAGACACTACGAAGTTTATCGTGATGAAATTGGATATTCAACAGATGAGATGCAAGAACTGGTCCATTCACTGTCTTATGT GTCTCAAAGAAGTACCACAGCCATCTCTGATG TTGCACCAATACGACATGCCCAGTTAGCAGCAAAACAGATGTCACAGCTTCGCTAA
- the LOC132638704 gene encoding protein argonaute 4-like: MQTFTKVLEICNYNADPLLGLAVISISNDVTHVEGRILPAAPLQVGKSLVLPEHGKWSFYNNKELVRPLKLEQWGVVNFCSDSSHIDSFLRDLQERGQAIGLVSLQCNVHTHIDNHMFAWLTCSIIYVGHQ; this comes from the exons ATGCAGACTTTCACTAAG GTACTAGAGATCTGCAATTATAATGCTGACCCTCTTCTTGGATTGGCTGTAATCTCAATCAGCAATGATGTTACTCATGTTGAGGGTCGTATCTTGCCAGCCGCACCG TTGCAAGTTGGCAAATCACTTGTCCTTCCTGAACATGGAAAGTGGAGCTTTTACAATAACAAA GAATTGGTCCGTCCACTCAAACTAGAGCAATGGGGAGTAGTGAACTTCTGTTCTGACTCTTCTCATATTGATTCATTTCTTCGGGATCTACAGGAGCGTGGGCAAGCCATAGGACTTGTGAGTCTACAATGCAACGTACATACACACATCGATAATCATATGTTTGCATGGTTGACATGTTCCATCATCTATGTAGGCCATCAATGA
- the LOC132638706 gene encoding peroxidase 27-like translates to MATLKKFLSIFIIYIALMLGLVNSQGLEVGYYKKTCPNVEAIVKKAVAGSVSRDTTLAAPLLRMHFHDCFVRGCDGSVLLNSTKSNQAEKDAIANLSLRGFQVIDAAKSALEKQCPGTVSCADIVALAARDAVSLINGPTWKVQLGRRDGRVSIMSEATTKLPTPFDNFTTLKTTFGGLGLSVKDLVVLSGGHTIGVSHCFSFSGRLYNFTGKGDMDPNMDKNYIAQLKTKCKPNDVTTTVQMDPGSSTKFDTDYYTLVSKRRGLFVSDATLLTDKQTRAYVLGQLNSGSTFFKDFGVSMVNMGKIGVLTGKSGEIRKQCAFIN, encoded by the exons atggcAACTTTAAAGAAGTTTCTTTCAATTTTCATAATCTATATTGCACTTATGTTGGGGCTTGTTAATTCACAAGGCCTTGAAGTAGGATACTATAAGAAAACATGTCCAAATGTAGAGGCAATTGTGAAAAAGGCTGTTGCTGGCTCCGTTTCTCGTGATACTACTCTGGCTGCTCCATTGTTGAGAATGCACTTTCATGATTGTTTTGTTAGG gGATGCGATGGTTCAGTGTTACTTAATTCCACTAAAAGTAATCAAGCTGAGAAAGATGCAATTGCTAACCTAAGCTTGAGAGGATTCCAAGTAATTGATGCTGCAAAATCTGCTCTAGAAAAACAATGTCCTGGCACTGTGTCTTGTGCTGATATTGTAGCCTTAGCAGCTCGTGATGCTGTGTCACTG ATTAATGGACCAACATGGAAAGTACAACTGGGAAGAAGAGATGGGAGAGTCTCAATTATGTCAGAAGCCACAACAAAATTGCCAACTCCTTTTGATAACTTCACTACTCTGAAAACAACATTTGGTGGATTGGGCCTAAGCGTAAAAGATCTTGTTGTTCTATcag GTGGACATACTATTGGGGTATCACATTGCTTTTCCTTCAGTGGCCGTTTGTACAATTTTACTGGTAAAGGTGACATGGACCCAAACATGGACAAAAACTACATAGCCCAATTGAAGACCAAATGTAAGCCTAATGATGTTACCACTACAGTTCAAATGGACCCTGGAAGTTCCACAAAATTTGACACAGATTATTACACTTTGGTTAGCAAAAGAAGAGGGTTGTTTGTATCTGATGCAACACTTCTTACAGATAAACAAACAAGAGCTTATGTTTTGGGCCAATTAAATTCTGGATCaactttttttaaggattttggGGTGTCAATGGTGAATATGGGCAAAATTGGAGTCCTTACTGGGAAATCGGGTGAAATTAGAAAACAATGTGCGTTCATAAACTAA